The following are from one region of the Oryzias latipes chromosome 12, ASM223467v1 genome:
- the LOC101166031 gene encoding putative cell agglutination protein pfl5 isoform X1, translating to MRLLQTLITCLLLDSISCKVESAPPTPTGKSTPVKDSTMTSMGTSQSLTSPDPNTTKAITRYASSSPQTTTLLTEVTGTQTGTAQTVHPTTPITTHTMSSTVPSTGTMTSTEPSTGTVTSAIPSTGTMTSAILSTGTRTSAIPSTGTMTSAIFSTGTMTSTEPSTGTMNNTVPSTGTISSTMTSTEPTTGTMTSTVPSTISSTIFSTVPNTDTSLKTSGSTSATKTTSDSTTVTQGEPRPESLSSGSVTVIIITVILLAVIILGGLYYYKRSRASYGRLLDTHETADNFTNPMYDP from the exons gtcTGCTGCTGGACTCAATATCATGCAAAGTAGAATCAGCTCCACCAACACCAACGGGAAAGTCAACTCCAGTAAAAGACTCAACAATGACCTCCATGGGAACATCACAATCTCTAACCAGCCCTGATCCTAACACCACAAAAGCTATAACTCGCTATGCTTCGTCATCACCACAAACCACAACTTTACTCACAGAAGTGACTGGAACTCAGACTGGAACAGCTCAAACCGTCCATCCAACTACCCCCATCACCACCCACACCATGTCCAGTACAGTCCCCAGCACCGGCACCATGACCAGTACAGAACCCAGCACCGGCACCGTGACTAGTGCAATCCCCAGCACCGGCACCATGACTAGTGCAATCCTCAGCACCGGCACCAGGACCAGTGCGATCCCCAGCACCGGCACCATGACTAGTGCAATCTTCAGCACCGGCACCATGACCAGTACAGAACCCAGCACTGGCACCATGAACAATACAGTCCCCAGCACCGGCACCATCAGCAGCACCATGACCAGTACAGAACCCACCACCGGCACCATGACCAGTACAGTCCCCAGCACCATCAGCAGCACCATATTCAGCACAGTCCCCAATACTGACACCTCTCTAAAAACAAGCGGCTCCACCAGTGCCACCAAAACCACGTCTGACTCCACCACAGTGACACAGGGGGAACCCAGGCCTGAAAGTCTGAGCTCAG gttcCGTCACAGTCATCATTATTACAGTTATCCTCCTGGCTGTCATAATCTTGGGAGGGCTGTATTACTACAAGAGGAG CAGAGCATCGTATGGCCGCCTGCTGGACACGCATGAAACTGCGGATAATTTCACCAACCCCATGTATGACCCTTGA
- the LOC101166031 gene encoding putative cell agglutination protein pfl5 isoform X2 — MRLLQTLITCLLLDSISCKVESAPPTPTGKSTPVKDSTMTSMGTSQSLTSPDPNTTKAITRYASSSPQTTTLLTEVTGTQTGTAQTVHPTTPITTHTMSSTVPSTGTMTSTEPSTGTVTSAIPSTGTMTSAILSTGTRTSAIPSTGTMTSAIFSTGTMTSTEPSTGTMNNTVPSTGTISSTMTSTEPTTGTMTSTVPSTISSTIFSTVPNTDTSLKTSGSTSATKTTSDSTTVTQGEPRPESLSSGSVTVIIITVILLAVIILGGLYYYKRRASYGRLLDTHETADNFTNPMYDP; from the exons gtcTGCTGCTGGACTCAATATCATGCAAAGTAGAATCAGCTCCACCAACACCAACGGGAAAGTCAACTCCAGTAAAAGACTCAACAATGACCTCCATGGGAACATCACAATCTCTAACCAGCCCTGATCCTAACACCACAAAAGCTATAACTCGCTATGCTTCGTCATCACCACAAACCACAACTTTACTCACAGAAGTGACTGGAACTCAGACTGGAACAGCTCAAACCGTCCATCCAACTACCCCCATCACCACCCACACCATGTCCAGTACAGTCCCCAGCACCGGCACCATGACCAGTACAGAACCCAGCACCGGCACCGTGACTAGTGCAATCCCCAGCACCGGCACCATGACTAGTGCAATCCTCAGCACCGGCACCAGGACCAGTGCGATCCCCAGCACCGGCACCATGACTAGTGCAATCTTCAGCACCGGCACCATGACCAGTACAGAACCCAGCACTGGCACCATGAACAATACAGTCCCCAGCACCGGCACCATCAGCAGCACCATGACCAGTACAGAACCCACCACCGGCACCATGACCAGTACAGTCCCCAGCACCATCAGCAGCACCATATTCAGCACAGTCCCCAATACTGACACCTCTCTAAAAACAAGCGGCTCCACCAGTGCCACCAAAACCACGTCTGACTCCACCACAGTGACACAGGGGGAACCCAGGCCTGAAAGTCTGAGCTCAG gttcCGTCACAGTCATCATTATTACAGTTATCCTCCTGGCTGTCATAATCTTGGGAGGGCTGTATTACTACAAGAGGAG AGCATCGTATGGCCGCCTGCTGGACACGCATGAAACTGCGGATAATTTCACCAACCCCATGTATGACCCTTGA
- the LOC101166031 gene encoding putative cell agglutination protein pfl5 isoform X3, with protein sequence MRLLQTLITCLLLDSISCKVESAPPTPTGKSTPVKDSTMTSMGTSQSLTSPDPNTTKAITRYASSSPQTTTLLTEVTGTQTGTAQTVHPTTPITTHTMSSTVPSTGTMTSTEPSTGTVTSAIPSTGTMTSAILSTGTRTSAIPSTGTMTSAIFSTGTMTSTEPSTGTMNNTVPSTGTISSTMTSTEPTTGTMTSTVPSTISSTIFSTVPNTDTSLKTSGSTSATKTTSDSTTVTQGEPRPESLSSDRSRRFAEERSSSTWSVAPSKARPSPGNPAPKA encoded by the exons gtcTGCTGCTGGACTCAATATCATGCAAAGTAGAATCAGCTCCACCAACACCAACGGGAAAGTCAACTCCAGTAAAAGACTCAACAATGACCTCCATGGGAACATCACAATCTCTAACCAGCCCTGATCCTAACACCACAAAAGCTATAACTCGCTATGCTTCGTCATCACCACAAACCACAACTTTACTCACAGAAGTGACTGGAACTCAGACTGGAACAGCTCAAACCGTCCATCCAACTACCCCCATCACCACCCACACCATGTCCAGTACAGTCCCCAGCACCGGCACCATGACCAGTACAGAACCCAGCACCGGCACCGTGACTAGTGCAATCCCCAGCACCGGCACCATGACTAGTGCAATCCTCAGCACCGGCACCAGGACCAGTGCGATCCCCAGCACCGGCACCATGACTAGTGCAATCTTCAGCACCGGCACCATGACCAGTACAGAACCCAGCACTGGCACCATGAACAATACAGTCCCCAGCACCGGCACCATCAGCAGCACCATGACCAGTACAGAACCCACCACCGGCACCATGACCAGTACAGTCCCCAGCACCATCAGCAGCACCATATTCAGCACAGTCCCCAATACTGACACCTCTCTAAAAACAAGCGGCTCCACCAGTGCCACCAAAACCACGTCTGACTCCACCACAGTGACACAGGGGGAACCCAGGCCTGAAAGTCTGAGCTCAG ACAGGTCTCGCCGCTTCGCAGAAGAGAGGTCCAGCAGTACCTGGAGTGTAGCGCCCTCCAAAGCCAGGCCTAGCCCTGGGAATCCAGCCCCCAAAGCTTAA